DNA from Halorarum salinum:
CTCCAGGAGTACCACGACCTCATCTCCTCGAACGAGATCCTCCAGATGCGGACCGTCGACACGGGCGTGCTCCCCCCGGAGGTCGCCAAGGACTACGGCGCGACGGGGCCGGTCGCCCGCGGGTCGGGCGTCGACTACGACCTGCGACGGGACGATCCGTACGGCTACTACGACGAACTCGACTGGAACGTCGTCACCGAGGACGGCTGTGACAACTACGCGCGCCTCCTCGTCCGCCTCCGCGAGGTCGAGGAGTCCGCGAAGATCATCGAGCAGTGCGTCGACCTGCTGGAGGACTGGCCCGAGGACGAGCGGACCATCCAGGCGAACGTCCCCCGGACGCTGAAGCCGGAGGACGACACGGAGGTGTACCGCGCGGTCGAGGGCGCGAAGGGCGAACTCGGCATCTACATCCGCGCGGACGGCACCGACAAGCCGGCCCGGTTCAAGATCCGGTCGCCGTGCTTCTCGAACCTCCAGACGCTGCCCGAGATGGCCCAGGGCGAGTACGTGCCCGACCTGGTGGCCGCGCTCGGTAGCCTGGACATCGTGCTCGGGGAGGTGGACCGGTGATGGCTCTCCGTAGCGGCAGCCGGACCCTGGTGGACATGAAAAGGGCGAGCGGCCGCGGAGCGGCCGCGAGGGCTTTCCGGACGGAGGTGGATCGCTGATGGCCGCGGCCGTCACGCTCCAGCAGATGCTGCCCGAGACCATCGCGGACCTGCTCCCGTTCGGCGGGCTGGCGGCCGACGTCGTCGGCGCGCTGATCGGGGCGTTCCTCGTCGCCAACTTCCTGCTCATCAACACGGCCGTCGCCGGCCCGTGGGCGAAACGGAAGATCACGGCGGCGTTCACCGACCGCATCGCGGTGAACCGCATCGGGCCGTTCGGGCTGTTCGTCATCGTGGCCGACGCGGTCCGCCTGCTCTCGAAGGAGCTCATCATCCCGGAGGGCGCCGATCGACCGGCGTTCGACATCGGGCCGCTGCTCATCCCCTTCTCCGCGCTGCTCGGCTTCGCGGTCATCCCGATGGGGAGCGGCATCCAGCTCGCGGACCCGGAGACCGGGCTCGCGTTCGCGTTCGCCGCGTCCTCGATCGCCTCGCTCGGGCTGGTGATGATGGGCTACGCGTCGAACAACAAGTACTCGCTGCTGGGGGGGCTCCGCGCGGTGGCCTCGAACATCGCCTACGAGATCCCGCTCATCGTCACGGCGCTGTCGGTGGTGCTTTTCACCGGGACGCTCCAGACGAGCCAGATCGTCGCCCAGCAGACCGAGCCGTTCGTGGCGCTGGGCGGGCTGACGATCCCGACGTGGTTCGCGTTCGTCAACCCGTTCGCGTTCGCGCTGTTCACGGCGGCCAACCTCGCGGAGGTCGGACGGAACCCGTTCGACGTGCCCGAGGCGCCGACCGAGATCGTCGCCGGCTTCCAGACGGAGTACAGCTCGGTGTACTTCGTGCTCATCTACCTCGGGGAGTTCATCCACATCTTCCTCGGGGGCGCGCTGGCGGCGACGCTGTTCCTCGGCGGCGGTTCCGCGCCGATCGCGGCGCTGAACGTGATCCCCGGCATCGTCTGGTTCACCGCGAAGATCTGGGCGTTCTTCCTGTTCACCCAGTGGGCGCGCTCGGCGATCCCGCGGCTCCGCGTGGACCAGTTCATCGAGATCGGCTGGAAGGGAATGCTGGTGCTGGCGTTCGCTAACCTCGTCCTCACGGCGATCCTCGTGGGGGTGCTCGCGTAACCATGATCGGAATCCTCAAAGGAATGGCGACGACGATGAAGCACGCGCTGGACGGCACGACGTTCACGGTGGAGTACCCGGACGTCGCGCCCGAAGTGAGCCCCCGGTTCCGCGGGGTGCACAAGTTCTCCCAGGAGCGGTGCATCTGGTGCCGCCAGTGCGAGAACGTCTGTCCGAACGACACGATCCAGATCGTGATGGACGAACAGCGGAACGGCGAACAGTACAACCTCCACATCGGGCAGTGCATCTACTGCCGGCTGTGCGAGGAGGTGTGCCCGGTGGACGCGATCCTGCTCACCCAGAACTTCGAGTTCACCGCGGACACGAAGGACGAGTTCGTCTACAACAAGGAACAGCTGAAGAACGTCCCCTGGTACAAGGGGATCGACCCGCTCGCCTCCCGTGAACCCGACCGCGGCGCGTGGATCGGCGAGGGCGAGGGCGAACTGGACTACCAGTAGTTCGGACGCTCCGTCGTTTCGTCCTTCGATTTCGGGTCCCGTGATTCGGCCGGTTTCGTTCGGTCGACCGTCGCAACTGCCGTAGCGACCGCGAAAGTCACGCCCCCGACGTTCGGCCGAGCGACGCGGACTCGACTGTCGCTCGTACTCGTCGTGGGTAGTCCAGCGTGACGCCCGCCCGGCCAGTCAGCCGGCGGTGGCGTCGGCAGCAGGGGTACGGTAGAGCGCCTGCTGGCGGTCGGGGCGCGTGACGCGAGCGCCCTCGTGGCGCGAGCATTCGCGCGCCAGGGATGAGCGAGCCGGCGCGCCCTCGTGGCGCGCCGAGCACGAGGGAATCGGCTGGGGAGGCTCACGCGAGCGAGCCTGCGAGCGAGGGTGAGTTCCGAGGAGCGTGCTCCGAGGTAACTGGTGGACTCCAGTGGGCAAGCAGTCGTGGTCTGCCCCCTACACCAGCCGACTCGAGCGAAAACCACTCCGGAGACACGAGCGAGCGAATCGGCTGGGGAGGCGGGTGGACTCCAGTCGGCAAGCAGCGGCGGTCCGCTCGTTCGGGACCGGTTCGGCACGTTCGCGGGAGGTCGACCCAGTTCGTTCTTGAGCAACGAGACGGGAGCCGTTACGACCGCCCGACGGACGCCGAACCGGTACGCACGACCGAAATTCACGGATACTGACCGCTCACCGGTCCGATCGACGCCGGCCGAATCCCACCCACACGACACGCGAAAATCACCCCAACGCACACGCATACGCGCGAATCGTTCTCGAAACCTTCAAACGCCCTCCGACGGGAGTACCGCGTAATGGTTGTAGAGACTATCGCGTTCGCGCTGTTCGCCCTCGTCACGGTGGGGGCCAGCCTGGGCGTCGTCCTCGTGGAGGACGTGTGGCACTCCGCACTCCTGCTGGGGGCCGCCCTGCTGAGCGTCGCGGTGCACTACGTGATGCTGCAGGCGGAGTTCCTGGCCGCCATGCAGATCCTCGTCTACGTCGGCGGGGTGCTCGTCCTCATCACGTTCGCCGTGATGCTCGTGCGGACCGACGTTACCGAACCCGAGACCGACGCGGAGGTGACTCGCTCGTGAGCCAGGATGGGGTGCGCGGGTCGAAACCCGAACTGAAGCTCGGCTCGCACCTCGTTCCCGGGCTGGCCGCCGTCGCGCTGTTCGTCGTGATGGCGGTCACCTTCCTCCAGGCGTCGTTCCCGCTCGAGGAGGCGGCTGGCTTCCCCGAAGGGGCCTCCATCACCGCCAGCATCGGCTACGCGATGTTCAACATCAGCGGGGGTCCCGTCCCGGCCGAGGGGTTCCTCGTGGCGTTCCTCGTCATCGCGATCGCGCTGGACATCGCCATCGACGGCGCCATCTTCCTCGCCAAGAGCGGCGAGGAGGGCGTCCTCGGGAAGGCGTTCACCGACGGCGGCTCCGACCGGGCCGGGAAGGGGGGGAACGACTGATGGTCCCCCCGCAGTACTACCTGGTGCTCGCGGCCGCCGTGTTCTGTATCGGCGTGTTCGGCCTGCTCACTCGCCGGAACGCGCTGCTGTTCCTCATGTCAGTGGAACTCATGCTCAACGCCGCGAACATCAACCTCGTCGCGTTCTCCCAGTTCTGGGGGAACGTCACGGGCCAGACGTTCGTGCTGTTCACGATGGCGCTCGCCGCGGCGGAGGTCGCGGTCGGGCTCGGTATCATCCTGGTGCTGTACCGGAACTTCGCGGGCGTCGACGTCACCGACGCGACGACGATGAGGTGGTAAGATGGCGGGTGCATTCGACTACGCGCCGGCGATCGTCCTGCTCCCGTTCCTGTCGTTCCTGCTCTCGCTCGGGGGCTCGCTCCACGGCGAGGGGAAGGGGGTCCTCCCCAAGGGCGGCGCGCTCGGGGGGATCGCGGCGACCGCCGGTTCGCTGCTGCTCTCGATCTGGGTGGCACTGACCGTCGCGGGCGGGAACGTTCACGACGAGACGATCTACACGTGGGCCGCCGCGGGCGACCTCGAACTCACGTTCGGGCTGCTGCTCGACCCGCTCTCGGCGCTGATGCTCGTCATCGTCTCGCTGATCGCGCTGCTGGTCCACGTGTTCTCGCTCGGCTACATGAACGACGAGGGCGAGACGGGCCTCCCGCGCTACTACGCCGGACTCGGCCTGTTCACCGCCTCCATGCTCGGGTTCGTCGTCGCCGACAACCTGCTCATGGCGTTCATGTTCTTCGAGCTCGTCGGGCTCTGCTCGTTCCTGCTCATCGGCTTCCACTTCCGGGAGCCCGGCCCGCCGTCGGCCGCGAAGAAGGCGTTCCTCGTCACCCGCTTCGGGGACTACTTCTTCCTCGTCGGCGTGGTGGCCGTCTTCGCCACCTTCGGCACGGCGCAGTTCGCGGGCGAGGGGTCGTTCCCCGCGCTCGCGGCCGCTGCGCTCGACGGGAACGCCTCGGTGACCACGTACCTCGGGCTCGCCCCCGAGGCGTGGTTCACGGTCGTCGGCCTGCTGATCCTCGGCGGGGTCGTCGGCAAGTCCGCGCAGTTCCCGCTCCACACCTGGCTCCCCGACGCGATGGAGGGCCCGACTCCGGTCTCGGCGCTCATCCACGCGGCGACGATGGTCGCGGCGGGGGTCTACCTCGTCGCCCGGATGTACGGCTTCTACGCCGTCTCCCCGACCGCGCTCGGCGTCATCGCGCTGGTCGGCGGGTTCACCGCGCTGTTCGCGGGCACGATGGGGCTCGTGAAGCGCGAACTGAAGCAGGTGCTCGCGTACTCCACCATCTCACAGTACGGCTACATGATGCTCGCGCTGGGCGCGGGCGGCTACGTCGCGGCGACGTTCCACCTCATGACCCACGCGTTCTTCAAGGCGCTGCTGTTCCTCGGCGCCGGGTCGGTCATCATCGCGATGCACCACAACGAGAACATGTGGGACATGGGCGGGCTGAAGGGGAAGATGCCCGTCACCTACTACACGTTCCTCGCCGGGTCGCTCGCGCTCGCGGGCATCTTCCCGTTCGCGGGGTTCTGGTCGAAGGACGAGGTGCTCTACGAGGCGCTCGCGCACGGCCTCGGCGGGACGCCGCTGCTGTTGCTCGGCTACGCGATGGGGCTGCTCGCAGTGCCCGTCACGGCGTTCTACACGTTCCGGATGGTGGCGCTCACCTTCCACGGCGACGCACGGACCGACCAGGCCGCCTCGCCCGAACCGGTCGGCTGGAACGTGAAGGCGCCCCTCGTCGTGCTCGGCGTGCTCGCGGCCACCGCCGGCTTCGTCAACATGGTGCCGGTCCAGACGCTCACGGGCGCACACATCGACTTCCTGCACTCGTGGCTCGACGGGGGCTTCGAGGGGCTGACCGCCCACCACTACGGGGACGTGACCGGCCAGTTCGCCGGCTACTCCACGGGCACGCTGGCGGGGAGCGAACTCGCCACGGTGCTTGCCGGCGCCGGCCTCTCGCTCGCGCTGGCGCTGCTCGGCGCGGGGCTCGCGTACTCGCTGTACGCGGTTCCGGAGCCCGAGGAGCACACCGCGAGGCTCGGCTCCCTGCAGGACGTGCTGTACAACAACTACTACCAGGACGAGTACCAGGTGTTCATCGCGACGCGGATCGTCGCGCCGCTGTCCCGCGCCGCGGACGCGTTCGACCAGGGCGTGATCGACGGCACGGTCAACGCCGTCTCCTCCGTGAGCCTGTTCTCGAGTTCGCGGATCCGCCGCGTCCAGACCGGCGTCGTGAGTAACTACGCGGCGCTGCTCACGCTCGGCCTGACGGTGCTTCTCATCGCCTTCGGGGTCTACGGAGGCTGGTTACTGTGATACTCGAGACGCTCATCGGAGTGACGTTCGTCGCCGCACTGGCAACCTTCCTCACGCCGGACGAGCACGCGGAACGGGTCGCGTTCGTGCTCAGCCTGCTTCCGGTCGTCGGGAGCCTCTACGCGTGGTACGCGTTCGACGGGACCGGAAACGCCCTCCTCGACGGCGGGAGCCTCGCGTTCGCGACCCAGATCGACTGGCTCACCGTGGGCGGCTACACGCTCCAGTGGTTCGTCGGCCTCGACGGCATCAGCCTCCCGCTGGTCGTGCTCTCGACGGTGCTCACCTCGCTGGCGATCCTGTCGGCGTGGACGCCCATCGACGTGCGACAGAGCCAGTTCTACGGGCTCATGCTGTTCATGGAGGCGAACCTCATCGGCGTGTTCACCGCGCTCGACTTCTTCGTCTGGTTCGTGTTCTGGGAGGCCGTGCTCGTCCCGATGTACTTCCTCATCGGGGTCTGGGGCGGCCCGCGCCGCAAGTACGCGGCGATCAAGTTCTTCGTCTACACGAACGTCGCCTCGCTGGCGATGTTCATCGGCTTCATGGCGCTCGTGTTCAACCTGCCCGTCGACAGCTTCGGGCTGCCGGCGATCGCCGGCGCGCTGCGGGCCGGCGAACTCGGCGGCTTCCTCGGCCTGACGCCCGGGACGCTCGCGGCGGTCGCGTTCGCCGCGATGTTCTTCGGCTTCGCCGTGAAGGTCCCGGTCGCCCCGTTCCACACGTGGCTGCCGGACGCCCACGTCGAGGCGCCCACGCCGGCCTCGGTGATGCTGGCTGGCGTCCTCCTGAAGATGGGGACCTACGCCCTGCTGCGGTTCAACTTCACCATGATGCCCGACGTCGCCGCCCAGTTCGCGGTGCCCATCGCGATCCTCGCGGTCGTGTCGGTCATCTACGGCGCGATGCTCGCGCTGGCCCAGCAGGACCTCAAGCGCATCGTCGCCTACTCGTCGGTCTCCTCGATGGGCTACGTCATCCTGGGACTCGTCGCCTACACCGAACTCGGCGTCGGCGGCGCCACCTTCCAGATGGTCGCCCACGGGCTCATCTCCGGGCTGATGTTCATGGCGGTCGGCGTCATCTACAACGTCACCCACACGCGCATGCTCGGCGACATGGCCGGCATGGCGGACCGGATGCCCGTCACCGCGGGCATCTTCGTCGCCGGCGCGTTCGGCTACATGGGTCTCCCGCTCATGGCCGGCTTCGCCGCGGAGTTCTTCATCTTCCAGGGCTCGTTCACGTCGACGGTCCTCCCGGCGGCGCCGCTGTTCACCGCGACGGCGATGTTCGGCATCGTCATCGTCGCGGGCTACCTGCTCTGGGCGATGCAGCGCACCCTGTTCGGCGAGTTCAGC
Protein-coding regions in this window:
- a CDS encoding complex I subunit 1/NuoH family protein, translated to MAAAVTLQQMLPETIADLLPFGGLAADVVGALIGAFLVANFLLINTAVAGPWAKRKITAAFTDRIAVNRIGPFGLFVIVADAVRLLSKELIIPEGADRPAFDIGPLLIPFSALLGFAVIPMGSGIQLADPETGLAFAFAASSIASLGLVMMGYASNNKYSLLGGLRAVASNIAYEIPLIVTALSVVLFTGTLQTSQIVAQQTEPFVALGGLTIPTWFAFVNPFAFALFTAANLAEVGRNPFDVPEAPTEIVAGFQTEYSSVYFVLIYLGEFIHIFLGGALAATLFLGGGSAPIAALNVIPGIVWFTAKIWAFFLFTQWARSAIPRLRVDQFIEIGWKGMLVLAFANLVLTAILVGVLA
- a CDS encoding NuoI/complex I 23 kDa subunit family protein; translated protein: MIGILKGMATTMKHALDGTTFTVEYPDVAPEVSPRFRGVHKFSQERCIWCRQCENVCPNDTIQIVMDEQRNGEQYNLHIGQCIYCRLCEEVCPVDAILLTQNFEFTADTKDEFVYNKEQLKNVPWYKGIDPLASREPDRGAWIGEGEGELDYQ
- a CDS encoding NADH-quinone oxidoreductase subunit J; this encodes MVVETIAFALFALVTVGASLGVVLVEDVWHSALLLGAALLSVAVHYVMLQAEFLAAMQILVYVGGVLVLITFAVMLVRTDVTEPETDAEVTRS
- a CDS encoding proton-conducting membrane transporter, producing the protein MSQDGVRGSKPELKLGSHLVPGLAAVALFVVMAVTFLQASFPLEEAAGFPEGASITASIGYAMFNISGGPVPAEGFLVAFLVIAIALDIAIDGAIFLAKSGEEGVLGKAFTDGGSDRAGKGGND
- the nuoK gene encoding NADH-quinone oxidoreductase subunit NuoK; amino-acid sequence: MVPPQYYLVLAAAVFCIGVFGLLTRRNALLFLMSVELMLNAANINLVAFSQFWGNVTGQTFVLFTMALAAAEVAVGLGIILVLYRNFAGVDVTDATTMRW
- the nuoL gene encoding NADH-quinone oxidoreductase subunit L, encoding MAGAFDYAPAIVLLPFLSFLLSLGGSLHGEGKGVLPKGGALGGIAATAGSLLLSIWVALTVAGGNVHDETIYTWAAAGDLELTFGLLLDPLSALMLVIVSLIALLVHVFSLGYMNDEGETGLPRYYAGLGLFTASMLGFVVADNLLMAFMFFELVGLCSFLLIGFHFREPGPPSAAKKAFLVTRFGDYFFLVGVVAVFATFGTAQFAGEGSFPALAAAALDGNASVTTYLGLAPEAWFTVVGLLILGGVVGKSAQFPLHTWLPDAMEGPTPVSALIHAATMVAAGVYLVARMYGFYAVSPTALGVIALVGGFTALFAGTMGLVKRELKQVLAYSTISQYGYMMLALGAGGYVAATFHLMTHAFFKALLFLGAGSVIIAMHHNENMWDMGGLKGKMPVTYYTFLAGSLALAGIFPFAGFWSKDEVLYEALAHGLGGTPLLLLGYAMGLLAVPVTAFYTFRMVALTFHGDARTDQAASPEPVGWNVKAPLVVLGVLAATAGFVNMVPVQTLTGAHIDFLHSWLDGGFEGLTAHHYGDVTGQFAGYSTGTLAGSELATVLAGAGLSLALALLGAGLAYSLYAVPEPEEHTARLGSLQDVLYNNYYQDEYQVFIATRIVAPLSRAADAFDQGVIDGTVNAVSSVSLFSSSRIRRVQTGVVSNYAALLTLGLTVLLIAFGVYGGWLL
- a CDS encoding complex I subunit 4 family protein, producing MILETLIGVTFVAALATFLTPDEHAERVAFVLSLLPVVGSLYAWYAFDGTGNALLDGGSLAFATQIDWLTVGGYTLQWFVGLDGISLPLVVLSTVLTSLAILSAWTPIDVRQSQFYGLMLFMEANLIGVFTALDFFVWFVFWEAVLVPMYFLIGVWGGPRRKYAAIKFFVYTNVASLAMFIGFMALVFNLPVDSFGLPAIAGALRAGELGGFLGLTPGTLAAVAFAAMFFGFAVKVPVAPFHTWLPDAHVEAPTPASVMLAGVLLKMGTYALLRFNFTMMPDVAAQFAVPIAILAVVSVIYGAMLALAQQDLKRIVAYSSVSSMGYVILGLVAYTELGVGGATFQMVAHGLISGLMFMAVGVIYNVTHTRMLGDMAGMADRMPVTAGIFVAGAFGYMGLPLMAGFAAEFFIFQGSFTSTVLPAAPLFTATAMFGIVIVAGYLLWAMQRTLFGEFSLETDYEVTRAQFHDTAPLAALLLFTIALGVAPETFFDMITDAVVPMLGGGA